A single genomic interval of Arthrobacter globiformis harbors:
- a CDS encoding MFS transporter produces the protein MTHPTPARQPAVPLYAAGFVTAFGAHSIAAGMGAQSGNIGLTLLNLGILLAVYDISEVFLKPVFGALSDRIGAKPVIVGGLIGFAALSLIGLWAADPLLLGVARLGQGAAASAFSPASSAMVARLSAGKNAGTFFGRYGSWKSLGYVIGPLLGAGLIAAGGFALLFGALSALAAATAVWVLLAVPHLPPLPRQRYTVLDLARQVAERRFLVPTLVLAASMAAMGAAIGFLPALAVQHGLDPVAGTAAVSVLAVASLLVQPRIGAMRDMHRIGDAGGMRTGLLLTAAGVALVAAAPGPATIFIAAAVIGAGVGAATPLGFAHLADSTPKDRMGRTMGSVELGRELGDAGGPLLVGAVATAASLPLGLGLLALLVAAAGVPRLSTRVKVSKGETSQAEG, from the coding sequence ATGGGCGCCCAGAGCGGCAATATCGGCCTGACCCTGCTGAACCTGGGAATCCTGCTGGCCGTCTACGACATCTCCGAGGTGTTCCTCAAGCCCGTTTTTGGCGCGTTGAGCGACCGGATCGGCGCCAAGCCGGTCATCGTCGGCGGACTCATCGGCTTCGCCGCACTGTCCCTGATCGGCCTGTGGGCCGCGGATCCGTTGCTGCTGGGCGTTGCCCGCCTGGGCCAGGGTGCCGCCGCCTCGGCGTTCTCGCCGGCGTCCTCGGCGATGGTGGCCCGCCTCTCGGCCGGGAAGAACGCCGGGACGTTCTTCGGCCGGTATGGGTCCTGGAAGAGCCTCGGTTATGTGATCGGCCCGCTGCTAGGCGCCGGGCTGATTGCCGCCGGCGGCTTTGCGCTGCTGTTCGGGGCTCTGTCCGCGCTTGCCGCTGCCACCGCCGTGTGGGTCCTCCTCGCCGTGCCGCACCTGCCGCCGCTCCCGCGCCAGCGGTACACCGTGCTGGACCTCGCCCGGCAGGTTGCGGAGCGCAGGTTTCTGGTGCCCACCCTGGTGCTGGCGGCATCGATGGCGGCCATGGGGGCGGCTATCGGTTTCCTTCCGGCCCTGGCGGTGCAGCACGGCCTTGATCCGGTGGCCGGCACTGCCGCCGTCAGTGTGCTGGCCGTCGCCTCCCTGCTGGTCCAGCCGCGGATCGGAGCGATGCGCGACATGCACCGCATCGGCGACGCCGGCGGAATGCGCACCGGACTGTTGCTCACCGCTGCCGGGGTCGCCCTGGTGGCCGCCGCGCCGGGCCCGGCCACCATCTTTATCGCCGCGGCGGTCATTGGGGCCGGCGTCGGCGCGGCCACGCCGCTGGGCTTTGCGCATTTGGCTGACAGCACGCCGAAGGACCGGATGGGGCGGACCATGGGCTCGGTCGAGCTGGGACGCGAACTCGGCGACGCCGGCGGCCCGCTCCTGGTGGGAGCCGTCGCCACCGCCGCCTCACTCCCGCTGGGCCTGGGGCTCCTCGCGCTGCTGGTCGCGGCCGCCGGGGTCCCGCGCCTCAGCACAAGGGTGAAGGTGTCCAAAGGCGAAACTTCGCAGGCTGAAGGTTAA